Sequence from the Corallococcus sp. EGB genome:
AGTCCCGCTCGGGGCGGACCCGCGCCTCCCGCCGCGCTCCCCACCATCCAGGTAGATGGTGCCCATCGCAGGGGACGCACCGGAGTCCTGGCAACCCACCGCCACCCGCACGGGGTGTGTCCACGTGCGCGTCCTCCCGAGCGCAGCGGCCGATTATGAACACCTGCCGTGGGGGCGAGGACCGTGGGACGCAACCTGTCTGACAGTCGGACGGGGCGCGGGTTGTCGCGGGGCGGATGCGTGATGACGGTGCGCCCCCGGTACGCGGCGTTGGCGTAACGGGCGTGGAGGGGCGGGCATGGGGACGATCAGCCGTCGTGCGTGGCTTTCGGCGTTGGCGTTGGTGGTGGGCTCTGGCCCCGCGTTCGCGAAGAGCTCATCCGACGGCCTGGATCCGATGTCGGTGCGCCGGGTGATGGACGTCACCGTGGAGCCCCGCTTTGAACTGGACCTCCTCCGCTCCGGCACGCAGCCCACCGCCGAGCTGAACGGGCGCCTCTACTTCCTCGCCACTCCGAGCGGCGCCACGCTCCAGGACCTCTGGGTGACCGACGGAACGACCGCGGGCACCCGCTCCGTGCAGGAGGAGCTGCTGCCGCCGGGCGCTCACATCGAACCGGGCTCGCTCCGCGCCACGCCGCACCGCCTGTTCTTCACCGCGACGTCGCCGGAGACCGGACGCGAGCTGTGGACGAGCGACGGCACCCGTGAGGGGACGCGCATCACGCGCGAGCTCAACTCCGGCCAGCTCGACGGCGTGGCCGCCCAGGGGCCCCTCTTCGTCTTCGGGGACTCCGTGCTCTTCACTCCGGCGGGCATGGGGGAGACGGAGTTCGACCTCTGGAAGTCGGACGGAACCACCGAGGGTACCGTGCCCGTCAAGGACATCGCCTCGGGCGCAACCCAAGCGAACGCGGACGGCTTCGTGCGCGTGGGGAACACGGTCTTCTTCTCCGCGAAGAATGAGCTGGGCACCGAGCTGTGGCGCACGGACGGCACCGAGGCGGGCACCACGCTCGTGCGCGACATCGCGACCGGCGCCGGCGACTCGTCTCCCCGGGACCTCACCGCGGTGGGCAACACGCTCTACTTCACCGCGGACGACGGCCAGCATGGCCGCGCGGTCTGGAAGTCCGACGGCACGGAGGCGGGCACCGTGCGCATCAAGGACTTCAATCCCGCCGCCACGGGCCTCGTGCCCACCCAGCTGGCCGCCGTGGGCGACACGCTCGTCTTCGTCGCGACGAGCACGGAGGCGGCTTCGCAGCTGTGGCGCACGGACGGAACGGACGCGGGGACCCAGCAACTGACGGCGCTGCCCAGCGCGATGCTCAACCGCGGTTCAGGACAGCTCCTCGTCCCGGCGGGCCACCGCGCCTTCCTGGTGGCCCGGGGCGCGATGCTCGGGGACTCGGTGTGGGTGACGGACGGAACCGCCGCGGGCACCCGGCGCCTCGCGCACCCCACCGCGTACGGGCACGAGTCCGTGCGCGGCTTCGCGCCCTGGGAGGACGGGCTCGCCTTCATCGTGACGACGGAGACGGGGGCGAGCGAGCTGTGGCGCTCGGATGGGACCGACGCGGGCACGTCCCGGCTGACACGGCTGCCTTCGGGCCACCCGCTCGCGCCGCCGGCGGGGCTGGTGCCATTCCAGGGTGCGCTCCTGACGTCGGCTGGCGACGCATGGACGTCGCGAGCCCTGTGGCGGATGGAGCGGGATGACGCGTCGCCGACCTTCGTGTGCCCTGCCCGGTTGGATGTGCCCTCCAACGGTCCGTCGGGCACGGTGCGGGTCGACTTCAAACCCGAGCTGCGGACCGGGCCGGACCGGGCGTGGATCCGCTCCTCGTTCGAGGACGGCCAGCAGATTCCGCTCCATCAGACCCTCTCCGTCACCTACCAGGCCGGGGATGATCAGGGTCGCATCGCGTACTGCACCACGCGGATGACCTCGCTGGACCTGACGCCGCCGGCCATCGCCAACTGCCCCACGGGGCTCACCGTGAGCGCGCAGTCGCCCCGGGGCGCCACCTTCTACTATCCGAAGCTGGGCATCGCGGACGAGACGACCCAGGACGTGCTCGTCGTCTACAGCCCGACCAACGGCAGCTTGCTGCCCGTGGGCACCACCCGGATGAACGTGACGGCGAAGGACGCGTCCGGCAACGAGAGCACCTGCGCCTTCCCGGTCACCGTCCGAAACACCCAGGCCCCCAGCAAGGCCTGCAAGGTGAACGAGGTCCGCGTGGAGGCGGAAGGCCCCCAGGGCGCGCACGCGTACTGGCCGGACCTCACGCCCGTCGACAGCATGTCCAACAAGGTCACCGTCACCAGCACGCACGCGTCCGGAGACCTGTTCCCGCTGGGCGTCACCCCCGTGCAGGTCGTGAGCACCGACGAGGCGGGCAATAGCAGCACCTGCGAAATCCAGGTCCGGGTGCGCGACTCGCGCCCGCCCACGCTCACCTGCCCGGAGGACCAGACGCTCACCACCGCGGTGATGTCCGGCACCCGCGCGGAGTACCCGGAGGCCACCGCCGAGGACGCTGTCTCCGCGACGCAAATCACCTACAGCCCCGTCGTGGGCACGCCGCTCGCGCCGGGCCTGCACTCGGTGCAGGTCACCGCCATGGACGAGGCCGGCAACGCGGCGCTCTGCGACTTCCACGTGACCGTGCAGTACGACCCGACGACGGACATGCGGCGGGGCCTGGGCTGCTCGGTGGGCAGCGGCCCCTCCGCGGCGGCGGGCTGGGGCGCCGTCCTCGCCCTCGCCTGGACGCTCAGCCGCCGTCGGAAGGACGGCACGCCGCGCGCGTGAGTCATGGGCCATGGCGGCGAGGAGGACTTCCGCTACAGTCCTGACCCGCCCCATGGACCTGACCCTCTTCGCCGTCGGACTCGTGAAGGTCGTTCTCGGTGGTCTCGTGGCCGCGCTCGGCATCGGCTTGAGCATGCGCGGCCTGAGCCGCCTGCTGGACAGCCACCCCGTGGAGGAGCTGCGCCAGGGCAACGTCGCCGCCGGGCTGGTGCACGCGATGTGCCTCGTGTCGCTGGGCCTGCTCGTGCAGCACGCGCTGAAGGCCACCAGCGACGCGGTGGACCTGGCGGTGCAGAACCCGCCCGTGTCCTTCGTCGCGGTGCTCCAGCTGCTGGGCCTGGCGCTGGTGCACGTGGCGCTGTCGCTGGCGGTGGGCGTGGCGGTGCTCGCCCTGGGCGTGCGCCTGTTCGACAAGATGACGCCGGGCATCGAGGAGCTGGCGGAGGTGCGCAAGGGCAACATCGCCGCCGCGCTGCTCCTGTGCGCCTTCCTGCTGGTCATCGCGCTGCTCACCGCGCCGGGCCTGCAGGCCGCGCTCAACGGACTCATCCCCTTCCCGCAG
This genomic interval carries:
- a CDS encoding ELWxxDGT repeat protein, with protein sequence MGTISRRAWLSALALVVGSGPAFAKSSSDGLDPMSVRRVMDVTVEPRFELDLLRSGTQPTAELNGRLYFLATPSGATLQDLWVTDGTTAGTRSVQEELLPPGAHIEPGSLRATPHRLFFTATSPETGRELWTSDGTREGTRITRELNSGQLDGVAAQGPLFVFGDSVLFTPAGMGETEFDLWKSDGTTEGTVPVKDIASGATQANADGFVRVGNTVFFSAKNELGTELWRTDGTEAGTTLVRDIATGAGDSSPRDLTAVGNTLYFTADDGQHGRAVWKSDGTEAGTVRIKDFNPAATGLVPTQLAAVGDTLVFVATSTEAASQLWRTDGTDAGTQQLTALPSAMLNRGSGQLLVPAGHRAFLVARGAMLGDSVWVTDGTAAGTRRLAHPTAYGHESVRGFAPWEDGLAFIVTTETGASELWRSDGTDAGTSRLTRLPSGHPLAPPAGLVPFQGALLTSAGDAWTSRALWRMERDDASPTFVCPARLDVPSNGPSGTVRVDFKPELRTGPDRAWIRSSFEDGQQIPLHQTLSVTYQAGDDQGRIAYCTTRMTSLDLTPPAIANCPTGLTVSAQSPRGATFYYPKLGIADETTQDVLVVYSPTNGSLLPVGTTRMNVTAKDASGNESTCAFPVTVRNTQAPSKACKVNEVRVEAEGPQGAHAYWPDLTPVDSMSNKVTVTSTHASGDLFPLGVTPVQVVSTDEAGNSSTCEIQVRVRDSRPPTLTCPEDQTLTTAVMSGTRAEYPEATAEDAVSATQITYSPVVGTPLAPGLHSVQVTAMDEAGNAALCDFHVTVQYDPTTDMRRGLGCSVGSGPSAAAGWGAVLALAWTLSRRRKDGTPRA
- a CDS encoding DUF350 domain-containing protein, coding for MDLTLFAVGLVKVVLGGLVAALGIGLSMRGLSRLLDSHPVEELRQGNVAAGLVHAMCLVSLGLLVQHALKATSDAVDLAVQNPPVSFVAVLQLLGLALVHVALSLAVGVAVLALGVRLFDKMTPGIEELAEVRKGNIAAALLLCAFLLVIALLTAPGLQAALNGLIPFPQLPTGMLRAPA